The window TCCCAATTTAGGGAACGGGTTTGAAAATTTTACTTTTAGAAGACGATTTTGAATACAGAAGCAGCGTAAGCGAGTATCTGCAGGAGCTTGGCTACGAGGTGGACGAATGCGAAAGCGGCGACGCAGCCTGCGATAAGATCGCCGCGAATGCATACCACTTGCTGATCTTAGACATCAAGGTGCCGGAGGTTTCGGGCGAAGAGGTGCTGAGATATGCGCGAAGCCTCGGCCTCAACACCCCCGTGATGATGATGACCTCGCTCGGCGACATCGACGATTTGAGCCAGTGCTACGAGCTGGGCTGCAACGAATATCTAAAAAAGCCTTTCCACCTAGCCGAGCTTAAATTTAGGGTAAGCGAGCTGATGCGAAAGTATTTCGGCGACGAAAAGGGTGCCGTCAAGATCGCGGATAAATTTCACTACTTCGCAAATTTAAAAATTTTAAAACGCGCGGACGAAGAGATATCGCTAAGCGCCAAAGAGATCAAGATCATAGAATTTCTGCTCGCCAATATCAAAAGATTCGTTAGCGTCGATGAACTCATCGCCGACGTGTGGGACGGCGAGGCGGGCAGCGTCGATGTGCGCGTGCATATCAGCAACCTCCGCTCCAAAACGAGCAACGATTTCATCCTCTCCAGCCGCGGACTCGGATATAAGATCAATGCTTAAAGGGTTTAAATTTACGCTTTTTAGCGCGATCTTCATCATCGGCGCCTTTATAAGCGAGAGCCTTTATATCATCTATTTAAACTCCAAAATCGAGGAGAGCGCCGACGTCGCCGAGCTGATACAAAAAAGCGGCGAAGCCCTAGCCGGCGCATATCCCGATCTAAAAGACGAGCTCATCTACGACTACGCGATCCTAAATGCAAACGGCGAAATTTTAAGATCAAACCTAAGCGTGCAGCCGCCCGACTTTGCGTTTATTACGCTGAAATTCGGCGGGCGGGTATTTTTTAAGCGCCATTTTCTGCATGAGGGCAAGCTATATTTTTTCGTCATCTCAAAAAAGATAAGCTATGCCAAGATAGAATTTATCGCGATCTCTACGATCTTTATCACGATTTTCGTAGCGCTCATCATCGCGCTGTTTAACTACAAAATCATTAAAAATTTCTACGCGCAGCAAAGCAACCTCATCAAGGCATTTTTCAACGACGCGATGCACGAGCTAAAGACCCCTTTGGGCGTCGCGCTCATCAATACCGAGATGCTTGGGCTGCGCGACAAACACACTGCGCGTATCAAATCCGCACTCAAGCAGATGGTCATTACTTACGAGGACGTGGAGTACTTCATCAAAAGCGGCAAGATGAGCTTAAAAAGCCGCCGCATCGATATGAGCGAGTTTTTGAGCGCTAGGATAAATTTCATCTATCTGGTCGCAAAAAGCAAAAACATAAGTCTGCAATCGCGAATAGCGCCAGATGTGAGCGTCTTTATGGACGAAACCTCGCTAATGCGCCTCATCGACAACACCCTAAGCAACGCCATAAAATACTCGCGCCCAGGCGGCAAGATCATCATCGGGCTGGAAAAAGGGGTGAGCATAGCGGTCTTTAGCGTGCAGGACTTCGGCATCGGCATAAAGGATACGAGCGCGATCTGGGATAGATACTCGCGCGAAAACGCGGCTCTTGGCGGATTTGGCCTGGGACTAAACATAATCGATAAAATTTGCAAGCGCTACGGCATCGCAAAAAGCGTCAGCTCGAAACTCGGCGAGGGCAGCACCTTTTGCTACAAAATCCCGCTGTTTAAGCAGAAGCTTTTAGACTAAAACGGCGCATTAAATTTGGGCGTAAATTTTAAAATTTAGAAGTAGAATTCGTGCGGCTAGGGCTTTTTAAAATTTTGTTTTAGCGTGGCTTTTCAACCGCCTTTAAGTTCCCTGCCTTCCAGGTATTCTTTTTCTATATCATATTTTATATTACCGCAATTATCGAAATAATATTTGGGCGAATTACCAGATTTTTCATAGTATGTTCTTAAGTCATATTCAGTTGGAATTTTATCAAATAGCAAAATAGAGTTGGATTGCAAAAAGTTGTCTCTAATTATGAAATTTTTATCTAGCATAAGAAATACGCTATCCTCAAAGCACAAAATCAAAGGCTTCGTAAAACCGACTATTTTATCGACAGTATCAACTTTCAAATATTGTTTCGGATCCGTTTTAGTCGCCTTTAGTTCCGCAATATACAGATCCTCAATAGTTTTTACTTTATTGCTGCTGTTTTTTAAAATTTCAAGATAATTCTCAAAGTTCAAGTCTTTCATCTCATAATAATCAGCGGAGTACTTATATTTTATATCGTCGTTCTCTCTATAACTCGCTATCTTTTTTAATACGATAATTTCTTTATCTAAAAATTCTCCGACGGCGCGCCTATACAACTCCTCTTTGGGTAAAATTCTATCCTCTTTAAGGCAGTATCCTTGTTGGTATTTGTTATAGTCGGAAGTAGAAACTACAACGAAGCCTTTTGAAGTGGAGTACTCGGGGATGATGCGGATGAATGCGGCGCAGAGTATTATTATAAGAAGTAGCACTCCAGCTAGCACTTTAAATTTAACGGATTTATAAAATTTCATACCGACGCTCCTTTTAAAATTTAAAATTTCAGTTATTTACTCGGCTTTTCAACCGCCTGTAAGTTCCCTGCCTTCCAGGTATTCTTTTTCTACATCGTATTTTACGTCGCCGCAATTATCGAAATATATTTTTTCCATTGGTCTGTTGTGTTCATAATAAATTTTTAAATTATCTTTATTTAATGCTTCCCATATAAAAAAATTATGATCGAAATAATCCTCGTGAAGTATGTAATCGCTATCTAGCATTAAAGTA of the uncultured Campylobacter sp. genome contains:
- a CDS encoding response regulator transcription factor translates to MKILLLEDDFEYRSSVSEYLQELGYEVDECESGDAACDKIAANAYHLLILDIKVPEVSGEEVLRYARSLGLNTPVMMMTSLGDIDDLSQCYELGCNEYLKKPFHLAELKFRVSELMRKYFGDEKGAVKIADKFHYFANLKILKRADEEISLSAKEIKIIEFLLANIKRFVSVDELIADVWDGEAGSVDVRVHISNLRSKTSNDFILSSRGLGYKINA
- a CDS encoding HAMP domain-containing sensor histidine kinase, with amino-acid sequence MLKGFKFTLFSAIFIIGAFISESLYIIYLNSKIEESADVAELIQKSGEALAGAYPDLKDELIYDYAILNANGEILRSNLSVQPPDFAFITLKFGGRVFFKRHFLHEGKLYFFVISKKISYAKIEFIAISTIFITIFVALIIALFNYKIIKNFYAQQSNLIKAFFNDAMHELKTPLGVALINTEMLGLRDKHTARIKSALKQMVITYEDVEYFIKSGKMSLKSRRIDMSEFLSARINFIYLVAKSKNISLQSRIAPDVSVFMDETSLMRLIDNTLSNAIKYSRPGGKIIIGLEKGVSIAVFSVQDFGIGIKDTSAIWDRYSRENAALGGFGLGLNIIDKICKRYGIAKSVSSKLGEGSTFCYKIPLFKQKLLD